The following are encoded in a window of Rhizobium sp. WYJ-E13 genomic DNA:
- a CDS encoding SDR family NAD(P)-dependent oxidoreductase, which yields MDLGLKGKTAVITGGSVGIGLAIAEGLAAEGANLILSARGRERLDAEAVRIAEKYGVSAIAVESDVATIEGTEAIIAAAADRGGADILINNAGTGSNETVMEAPDEKWQAYFDLHVMAAVRLARGIAPQMKKRGGGVILHNASICAVQPLWYEPIYNVTKAALMMFSKTLSTELVKDKIRVNCVNAGLILTPDWIKTAKQLTAETGGDWEGYLQSVADEHASSKRFGTPEELANFFVFLCSDRSSYSIGSTYFVDGGMLKTV from the coding sequence ATGGATCTGGGATTGAAGGGAAAGACTGCGGTCATCACCGGCGGTTCCGTCGGCATCGGGCTGGCGATCGCCGAAGGGCTGGCGGCCGAGGGCGCCAACCTCATTTTGTCTGCGCGTGGACGCGAGCGGCTGGATGCCGAAGCCGTGCGCATCGCTGAAAAATACGGCGTCAGTGCCATTGCGGTCGAAAGCGATGTGGCGACTATCGAAGGTACGGAGGCGATCATCGCGGCGGCAGCCGACCGTGGTGGAGCGGATATTCTCATCAACAATGCCGGCACCGGCTCAAACGAGACTGTCATGGAAGCGCCCGACGAGAAGTGGCAGGCGTATTTTGATCTGCATGTGATGGCCGCGGTGCGCCTTGCCCGCGGAATTGCGCCGCAGATGAAGAAGCGCGGCGGCGGGGTAATCCTTCACAATGCCTCGATTTGCGCAGTGCAGCCGCTGTGGTACGAGCCGATCTACAATGTCACAAAGGCGGCGCTCATGATGTTTTCCAAGACGCTGTCCACTGAGCTCGTGAAGGACAAGATTCGCGTCAATTGCGTCAATGCCGGCCTCATCCTGACACCCGACTGGATCAAGACTGCCAAGCAACTGACGGCCGAGACTGGCGGTGACTGGGAGGGTTACCTGCAGAGCGTGGCAGATGAACATGCCTCATCCAAGCGTTTCGGCACGCCGGAGGAGCTCGCAAACTTCTTCGTCTTCCTCTGCTCCGACCGGTCGAGCTATAGCATCGGTTCTACCTATTTCGTCGATGGCGGCATGCTGAAAACAGTCTAG
- a CDS encoding TIM barrel protein, which yields MRLYSACIEWLFAEEGDHFADRIRRAHAAGLEAIEFWRWTDKDLDAIEAALKETGLKVTSLVAEPMIALTNAANRETWLKGLADSVAVAKRLGAPVLIAQAGDDLAGFTRDEQRKALTETLRAGADILDGSGVRLGVEPLNIRIDHIGYFLDSTSEGLDIVDEIARPEIGIVYDIYHSAVMDERSEDVLAGRVDRVFHVHVADHPGRNEPGTGTIDLADRLNWIFTAGYTGAVGLEYRPTASDADALKAAIATLG from the coding sequence ATGCGACTTTATTCAGCTTGCATCGAATGGCTGTTTGCCGAAGAAGGCGATCATTTCGCTGATCGCATCCGCCGCGCCCATGCCGCCGGTCTCGAGGCGATCGAATTCTGGCGCTGGACGGACAAGGATCTCGACGCGATCGAAGCTGCATTGAAGGAAACCGGCCTCAAGGTAACGAGCCTTGTCGCCGAGCCGATGATTGCGCTCACCAACGCCGCCAATCGCGAGACCTGGCTGAAAGGCCTTGCCGATTCCGTTGCCGTCGCAAAACGCCTCGGCGCGCCTGTCCTGATCGCGCAGGCCGGCGACGATCTTGCAGGCTTCACGCGGGATGAACAGCGCAAGGCGCTCACCGAAACGCTGCGGGCCGGCGCCGATATCCTTGATGGCAGTGGCGTGCGCCTCGGCGTCGAGCCGCTCAACATCCGCATCGACCATATCGGCTATTTTCTCGATTCCACCAGCGAGGGGCTGGATATCGTCGATGAAATCGCCCGGCCGGAAATCGGCATCGTCTATGATATCTATCATTCCGCCGTGATGGACGAGCGCTCGGAAGACGTTCTGGCCGGCCGTGTCGACCGCGTCTTCCACGTCCATGTCGCCGACCATCCCGGTCGCAATGAACCCGGTACCGGCACCATCGATCTCGCCGACCGCCTCAACTGGATCTTCACTGCCGGCTACACCGGAGCTGTCGGTCTTGAATACAGGCCGACAGCATCGGATGCCGATGCGCTAAAAGCGGCAATTGCGACCTTGGGCTGA
- a CDS encoding LacI family DNA-binding transcriptional regulator encodes MGSRGRVTLQTIAREVGLSKYAVSRSLAGKSGVSEETRALIRATAERLGYTRPVGQSQTNDIAVVFHDLDAVNSELYMQIQNGVQREAHRLGMALRIRWTHSADQLEELGRSCAGLLLVGPHDREAIMAATATGVPIVRFGWVDPLEQADQVTGTDHEAGQAVLQYLIELGHRSIAYVNGTPGFRGRRERFYGAREIAERHEDVSLHVLRFDEQIGFGEVFRDLKAKGIHPTAFFCAHDGLALTVVSELLGQGYRIPDDVSVVGFGDFSPATQISPPLTTVKMEGQEGGAVGLRLLLERIENPRLPGMPARRVMIASRIVVRRSAGPCKVVAAADHARPGSETDQHSALVT; translated from the coding sequence GTGGGAAGCAGGGGGCGAGTCACCTTACAGACGATTGCGCGGGAGGTCGGCCTCTCGAAATATGCGGTCTCGCGCTCGCTGGCAGGCAAGAGCGGCGTCAGTGAGGAGACGCGCGCGCTGATCCGCGCGACGGCCGAGCGGCTGGGCTATACGCGTCCTGTCGGCCAATCGCAGACGAACGATATCGCCGTCGTCTTCCATGATCTCGATGCCGTCAACAGTGAACTCTACATGCAGATCCAGAATGGTGTGCAGCGCGAGGCCCATCGGCTGGGCATGGCCCTGCGCATCCGCTGGACCCATAGTGCCGATCAGTTGGAAGAGCTGGGGCGCTCCTGCGCAGGTCTGCTGCTCGTCGGACCGCATGATCGGGAAGCGATCATGGCGGCAACGGCCACCGGAGTTCCCATCGTGCGCTTTGGTTGGGTCGATCCGCTGGAACAGGCCGATCAGGTTACCGGGACTGACCATGAGGCGGGACAGGCGGTCCTGCAATACCTTATCGAGCTCGGGCACCGATCGATCGCCTATGTCAACGGCACGCCTGGCTTCCGTGGCCGTCGTGAACGCTTTTATGGCGCGCGCGAGATTGCCGAACGCCACGAGGACGTTTCGCTGCATGTGTTGCGGTTCGATGAGCAGATCGGCTTCGGCGAAGTCTTCCGGGACCTCAAAGCAAAAGGCATCCATCCGACGGCCTTCTTTTGCGCTCATGACGGACTGGCGCTGACGGTGGTTTCCGAGCTGCTGGGGCAGGGTTATCGTATTCCCGACGATGTTTCGGTCGTCGGTTTCGGTGATTTCTCGCCGGCTACGCAGATTTCTCCGCCGCTGACGACAGTGAAGATGGAAGGACAGGAAGGCGGGGCTGTCGGCCTCCGACTGCTCCTCGAACGTATCGAAAATCCGCGCTTGCCCGGCATGCCTGCCCGACGCGTGATGATCGCGTCACGCATCGTCGTGCGCCGTTCGGCCGGTCCGTGCAAGGTGGTGGCAGCTGCCGATCACGCAAGGCCTGGATCGGAAACCGACCAGCACAGCGCTCTTGTAACGTGA
- a CDS encoding ABC transporter substrate-binding protein → MIKLKRRAFLAGTSAVLILPALPVFAADLKEADILKEKVSSGALPALKDRLPENPLVVKPVESVGKYGGDWNMALVGGGSLSMLFRYQAYEPLLRYTPDWSGVTLNVAEAFDGNADSTEYTIRLRKGMKWSDGQPYTTADVKFWYDTILTDKRVAVNGQGHWKTAGKPAKLEIVDEQTFKVIFAKPNGMFPLQVAWSNSDHTTRCPKHYLEQFHIDYNPKADELARERGFETWIAAFQSASGFQDDNAFFLNSSKKPCLHAWMFTTAPGENTERAIAERNPFYWKVDTEGNQLPYMDRIVYQMVADPQVLLLKAMQGEIDLMDQYIATPNNKSVLYDAREQGKYDFYTLTSTEANVMNFVFNLNHNDETKRQLFRNKDFRAALSMALDRQSLIDAVLVGQGAPAQPSIKQTDPLYNEQLATQFTGYDVDKANAMLDTLIPKRDDQNFRLDEKGRRLTVIFEIDQARAVFLDLFQLVIPMFQAVGIDAQMRTMDRSLWETRVRQGRDFDATAHQFGANGGVAAMLDPRYYVPTDSNAMYAPAWQLWYLDRNNANAEEPPEETKKQLELYDKLKSTSDPAGQQEIMKQILQGAADNFYVFGISLPPDGYGIVKNNMKNITKTMPNSFGWPTPAPTMPEQFYKV, encoded by the coding sequence ATGATCAAGCTGAAACGTCGTGCGTTTCTGGCCGGGACTTCGGCCGTTCTGATCCTGCCGGCCCTGCCGGTTTTTGCCGCCGACCTCAAGGAAGCGGATATTCTGAAGGAGAAGGTTTCAAGCGGCGCGCTGCCGGCCCTGAAGGACCGGCTGCCGGAAAATCCGCTCGTTGTCAAACCGGTTGAAAGCGTCGGCAAATATGGCGGCGACTGGAATATGGCGCTCGTCGGCGGCGGTTCGCTGTCGATGCTCTTCCGCTATCAGGCCTATGAGCCCCTGCTGCGCTACACGCCCGACTGGTCCGGCGTGACGCTCAACGTCGCCGAAGCCTTCGATGGCAATGCGGATTCCACCGAATACACCATCCGCCTGCGCAAGGGCATGAAGTGGTCGGACGGCCAACCCTATACCACCGCGGACGTGAAATTCTGGTACGATACCATCCTGACCGACAAGCGCGTTGCCGTGAACGGCCAAGGTCACTGGAAAACTGCCGGCAAGCCGGCCAAGCTCGAAATCGTCGACGAACAGACGTTTAAAGTTATCTTCGCAAAACCTAACGGTATGTTCCCGCTTCAAGTCGCCTGGTCCAACAGCGACCACACGACCCGCTGCCCCAAACATTACCTCGAGCAGTTCCATATCGACTATAACCCGAAGGCCGACGAGCTTGCCAGGGAACGCGGTTTCGAAACTTGGATCGCCGCCTTCCAGTCCGCCTCCGGCTTCCAGGACGACAATGCCTTCTTCCTGAACTCCTCGAAGAAGCCCTGCCTGCATGCCTGGATGTTCACGACAGCGCCCGGCGAGAATACCGAACGCGCTATTGCCGAACGCAACCCCTTCTACTGGAAGGTGGATACGGAGGGTAACCAGCTCCCCTACATGGACCGCATCGTCTATCAGATGGTCGCCGATCCGCAGGTGCTGCTCCTGAAGGCCATGCAGGGCGAAATCGACCTGATGGACCAGTATATCGCCACGCCGAACAACAAGTCGGTGCTCTACGATGCGCGCGAACAGGGCAAGTATGATTTCTACACGCTGACTTCGACCGAAGCCAATGTGATGAATTTCGTCTTCAACCTGAACCACAATGACGAGACCAAGCGCCAGCTCTTCCGCAACAAGGATTTCCGCGCAGCACTCTCCATGGCGCTCGATCGCCAGTCGCTGATCGATGCCGTGCTCGTCGGCCAGGGTGCGCCTGCCCAGCCTTCGATCAAACAGACCGATCCGCTCTACAACGAGCAACTCGCCACACAGTTCACGGGCTACGATGTCGACAAGGCGAATGCCATGCTCGATACGCTGATCCCGAAACGCGACGACCAGAACTTCCGTCTCGACGAGAAGGGCCGCCGCCTGACGGTGATCTTCGAGATCGACCAGGCGCGCGCCGTCTTCCTCGATCTGTTCCAACTCGTCATCCCGATGTTCCAGGCGGTCGGCATCGATGCGCAGATGCGCACTATGGACCGTTCGCTTTGGGAAACCCGCGTCCGCCAGGGCCGCGATTTCGATGCGACGGCCCACCAGTTCGGTGCGAATGGCGGCGTCGCTGCGATGCTCGACCCGCGCTACTACGTGCCGACGGATTCGAATGCCATGTACGCTCCGGCCTGGCAGCTTTGGTATCTCGACCGCAACAATGCCAATGCGGAAGAACCGCCGGAAGAAACGAAGAAGCAGCTCGAACTCTACGACAAGCTGAAATCGACCTCCGACCCGGCGGGTCAGCAGGAGATCATGAAACAGATCCTGCAGGGTGCTGCCGACAACTTCTATGTCTTCGGCATTTCCCTGCCGCCGGATGGCTACGGCATCGTCAAGAACAACATGAAGAACATCACCAAGACCATGCCGAATTCCTTCGGCTGGCCGACACCCGCGCCCACCATGCCGGAGCAGTTCTACAAGGTCTGA
- a CDS encoding family 10 glycosylhydrolase: protein MLDARRQNTDTLRTPDWFKTATRWTQLTFVEDDPEKYDPAFWVDVFKRTKSNAVCLSAGGYIAYYPSEVPYHYVSKYLGDKDIFGALVDAARKLDMHVMARVDPHAIHDDAAKAHPEWVMINADGTPRRHWAYPDVWVTNAYGDYNTVFMPEVVKEIVRKYDIDAVFANRWQGHGVDYSEDSARRFKNMFGHTLPKKPDAEDPAWQAWVQWRRRVLTDMIAQWDQAVKAIRPHASFIPNMGGASLMEFDLSVIAKHCPFLVVDHQGRKGLELGWSAGRNGKRIRATFPDRPVVLITSIGPEEEYRWKDAVTSGEEMQLWINDGTAHGLYAWFTKFNGVVPDKRWVEPVAEAFALQAAVEPVLESMHPTAEIAVIDPSTTLRHWAPEERHSAEKHDLGFYHALVEARLPFELVSDQVLTKENLDRFKLIILANASCLSDAQNEAIRAYVERGGSVIASYETSLRDEFGKKRSEFGLSDVLGAKFVSGPRGIVKNTYVALSGDHPINQGYDGAERIIGGTRLIHANPTGNATTPFLYVPDFPDLPMEEVYPRKAPEGAGVIARETGKGGRTVYIPWNIGEIFWEVFAVDHGRLIANAVRWALGKNSRVTVEGPGVIDIALRENAEGIALSLFNLTNPMMMKGPIRENYPLAAQTVSVEIPQGQSVAKAWLTVSDRAADFSVKDGRALVEVPGIERLEVLHLTWK, encoded by the coding sequence ATGCTCGACGCCAGAAGACAGAATACCGACACCCTGCGAACGCCCGACTGGTTCAAGACCGCAACGCGCTGGACCCAGCTCACCTTCGTGGAGGACGACCCGGAGAAATATGATCCGGCCTTCTGGGTCGACGTCTTCAAGCGCACGAAATCGAATGCGGTCTGCCTCAGCGCCGGCGGCTATATCGCCTATTATCCGAGCGAAGTGCCCTATCACTACGTAAGCAAATATCTGGGTGATAAGGATATTTTCGGCGCGCTCGTCGATGCCGCCCGCAAGCTCGACATGCATGTCATGGCCCGCGTCGACCCGCATGCGATCCATGACGATGCCGCCAAGGCTCATCCCGAATGGGTGATGATCAATGCCGACGGCACGCCGCGCCGCCACTGGGCCTATCCGGATGTCTGGGTCACCAATGCCTATGGCGATTATAACACCGTCTTCATGCCGGAAGTGGTCAAGGAGATCGTCCGCAAATACGATATCGACGCCGTCTTCGCCAATCGCTGGCAGGGCCATGGCGTCGATTACAGCGAAGACAGCGCCCGCCGCTTCAAGAATATGTTCGGCCACACCCTGCCGAAGAAGCCCGATGCCGAGGATCCGGCATGGCAGGCCTGGGTGCAATGGCGCCGCCGCGTTCTGACCGACATGATCGCCCAGTGGGACCAAGCGGTTAAAGCGATCCGTCCGCACGCGAGTTTCATCCCGAATATGGGCGGCGCCTCGCTGATGGAATTCGACCTCTCGGTCATCGCCAAACACTGCCCCTTTCTCGTCGTCGACCATCAGGGCCGCAAAGGCCTCGAGCTCGGCTGGTCCGCCGGCCGCAACGGCAAGCGCATCCGCGCCACCTTCCCCGATCGGCCTGTCGTCCTCATCACCTCGATCGGTCCTGAGGAGGAATATCGCTGGAAGGATGCTGTCACCTCGGGCGAAGAGATGCAGCTCTGGATCAACGATGGCACGGCCCATGGCCTCTATGCCTGGTTTACCAAGTTCAACGGCGTCGTGCCCGACAAGCGCTGGGTGGAACCAGTCGCCGAGGCCTTTGCGTTGCAGGCAGCCGTCGAGCCGGTGCTCGAAAGCATGCATCCGACGGCCGAAATCGCTGTCATCGATCCCTCAACCACGCTCCGCCACTGGGCGCCGGAAGAGCGACACAGCGCCGAGAAGCATGATCTCGGCTTCTACCATGCCCTCGTCGAAGCCCGCTTGCCCTTCGAGCTTGTCTCCGATCAGGTTCTGACGAAGGAAAATCTCGACCGCTTCAAGCTGATCATTCTCGCCAACGCTTCCTGCCTTTCGGATGCTCAAAACGAGGCGATCCGCGCCTATGTGGAGCGCGGCGGCAGCGTCATCGCCTCCTATGAAACCTCGCTTCGCGACGAGTTCGGCAAGAAGCGTAGCGAGTTCGGCCTCTCCGACGTGCTGGGCGCCAAATTCGTCTCCGGCCCGCGCGGCATCGTCAAGAACACCTATGTAGCGCTGTCGGGCGATCATCCCATCAATCAGGGCTATGACGGTGCCGAACGCATCATCGGCGGAACACGCCTCATCCATGCCAACCCGACCGGCAATGCGACGACGCCTTTCCTCTACGTGCCCGATTTCCCGGATCTGCCGATGGAAGAAGTCTATCCGCGCAAGGCTCCGGAAGGCGCCGGCGTTATCGCCCGTGAAACCGGCAAGGGCGGCCGCACGGTCTATATCCCCTGGAACATCGGCGAAATCTTCTGGGAAGTCTTCGCCGTCGACCATGGAAGGTTGATTGCCAATGCGGTGCGCTGGGCGCTGGGCAAGAACTCGCGCGTCACCGTCGAAGGTCCTGGCGTCATCGACATAGCGCTGCGCGAAAATGCCGAAGGCATCGCACTCAGCCTCTTCAACCTCACCAATCCGATGATGATGAAGGGGCCGATACGCGAAAATTACCCTCTGGCGGCTCAGACGGTTTCAGTGGAAATTCCTCAGGGCCAGTCGGTAGCCAAGGCTTGGCTGACGGTGTCCGACCGCGCCGCAGACTTCAGCGTCAAGGATGGTCGTGCACTGGTGGAGGTGCCGGGCATTGAACGGCTGGAGGTGTTGCACCTCACCTGGAAATGA
- a CDS encoding ABC transporter permease: MLGYIFKRVLYMIPTLIGMSLISFLIIQLPPGDYLTSMIATMSDSGQAVDPAQIERLKEIYGFDDPFYIQYLKWMWGIVSRGDFGWSFEWNQPVSGLIWARMGSTLVISLLSLLFVWIVALPIGIYSAVRRHSISDHVFTFFGFIGLAVPNFILALTLMYVAYRYLGQSVGGLNSPEFAEAPWSLAKVGDFLAHLWIPIIIIGASGTAALIRILRANLTDELHKPYVITARAKGLPEYKVIMKYPVRIALNPFVSAIGWVLPHLVSGVTITAIVLNLPTAGPLLFRALVSQDMYLAGSFILLLSALTLVGMLLSDLLLALLDPRIRFN, translated from the coding sequence ATGCTTGGCTATATTTTCAAGCGCGTACTCTACATGATTCCGACGCTGATCGGCATGTCGCTGATCTCGTTCCTGATCATCCAGCTGCCACCGGGTGACTACCTGACCTCGATGATCGCGACGATGAGCGACAGCGGCCAAGCCGTCGATCCCGCGCAGATCGAGCGGCTGAAAGAGATCTACGGCTTCGACGATCCCTTCTACATTCAATATCTCAAATGGATGTGGGGCATCGTCAGCCGCGGTGATTTCGGCTGGTCCTTCGAATGGAACCAGCCGGTCTCCGGCCTCATCTGGGCACGCATGGGCTCGACGCTGGTCATCTCGCTATTGAGCCTTCTCTTCGTCTGGATCGTCGCCCTGCCGATCGGCATTTATTCCGCCGTGCGCCGCCACTCGATCAGCGACCACGTCTTCACCTTCTTCGGTTTTATCGGACTGGCAGTGCCGAACTTCATCCTGGCGCTGACACTGATGTATGTCGCCTATCGTTATCTCGGCCAAAGTGTCGGCGGCCTCAACTCGCCCGAATTTGCCGAGGCGCCCTGGAGCCTCGCCAAGGTCGGCGATTTCCTCGCCCATCTCTGGATACCGATCATCATCATCGGCGCGTCGGGTACGGCCGCCCTCATCCGCATCCTGCGCGCTAATCTGACGGATGAGTTGCACAAGCCCTATGTCATCACCGCGCGTGCCAAGGGATTGCCGGAATACAAGGTGATCATGAAATACCCGGTGCGCATTGCACTCAACCCCTTCGTCTCGGCGATCGGCTGGGTACTGCCGCATCTCGTCTCCGGCGTCACGATTACCGCCATCGTCCTGAATCTGCCGACCGCGGGTCCCCTGCTTTTCCGTGCGCTTGTCTCGCAGGACATGTACCTCGCCGGCAGCTTTATCCTGCTGCTCTCGGCATTGACCCTCGTCGGCATGCTCCTGTCGGACCTGCTGCTTGCGCTGCTCGATCCGCGCATCCGGTTCAATTGA
- a CDS encoding ABC transporter permease: MTHETFATHNGPLHVAADGPSISPLKQGKTVSTAAIGPWRLIAGKLIRQKVAMVAGVIILLLYLIGLFAEFLAPSLPTTSKPQYTYAPPQGLSFFVTKPDGSSEFNFHVKGYKVEIDKVALRRTFVVDDSKVVPVGFFVRGPAYYLWGLIPMTTHFFGPINPDDPMYLLGADRLGRDVLTRLIYGTRISMSIGLVGVAMSLVLGVVLGSISGFYGGWVDTLIQRVIEVVSAMPTIPLWLGLAAAIPLTWSPVNVYFVITIIVSLLGWTSLAREVRGRFLALRSEDFVTAAKLDGSSEARLIFRHILPSLTSHILAVVTLAVPTMIVAETSLSFLGIGLKPPVVSWGVLLQDAQNIRTVATAPWLLIWPSLAVVIAVLSFNFFGDGLRDAADPYDN, encoded by the coding sequence ATGACGCACGAAACATTCGCAACCCATAACGGTCCCCTGCATGTCGCCGCCGACGGCCCTTCGATCAGCCCGCTGAAGCAGGGCAAGACCGTATCGACAGCAGCCATCGGTCCCTGGCGGCTGATTGCCGGCAAGCTGATCCGCCAGAAGGTGGCGATGGTCGCCGGCGTGATTATCCTGCTCCTCTATCTCATCGGTCTCTTTGCCGAATTCCTGGCGCCTTCCCTGCCCACAACCTCCAAGCCGCAATATACCTACGCGCCCCCGCAGGGCCTCAGCTTCTTCGTTACCAAACCGGATGGCAGCTCGGAATTCAATTTCCATGTGAAAGGCTACAAGGTGGAAATCGACAAGGTGGCGCTGAGGCGCACCTTCGTAGTCGACGATAGTAAGGTCGTGCCGGTCGGTTTCTTCGTCAGGGGCCCAGCCTATTATCTATGGGGCCTGATCCCGATGACCACGCACTTCTTCGGCCCGATCAATCCTGACGATCCCATGTACCTGCTCGGCGCTGACCGCCTCGGCCGTGACGTTCTCACGCGGCTGATCTACGGCACCCGCATTTCCATGTCGATCGGCCTCGTTGGCGTCGCCATGTCACTGGTGCTCGGCGTCGTGCTCGGCTCGATCTCCGGCTTCTACGGCGGCTGGGTGGATACGCTGATCCAGCGCGTCATCGAAGTCGTCAGCGCCATGCCGACCATCCCGCTCTGGCTCGGCCTGGCCGCTGCGATCCCACTCACATGGTCGCCGGTCAACGTTTATTTCGTCATCACCATCATCGTCTCACTGCTTGGCTGGACAAGTCTTGCCCGCGAAGTGCGAGGCCGCTTCCTGGCACTGCGCAGCGAGGATTTCGTGACCGCCGCGAAACTCGACGGCTCAAGCGAAGCAAGGCTGATCTTCCGCCACATTCTGCCCTCGCTGACGAGCCATATCCTCGCCGTCGTCACACTCGCAGTGCCGACGATGATCGTTGCCGAAACCTCGCTTTCCTTCCTCGGCATCGGCCTCAAGCCGCCTGTTGTCAGCTGGGGTGTGCTGCTGCAGGACGCCCAGAACATCCGCACGGTCGCGACCGCGCCCTGGCTGCTGATCTGGCCGTCACTGGCGGTCGTCATCGCCGTCCTGTCCTTCAACTTCTTCGGTGACGGCCTGCGCGATGCGGCCGACCCCTATGACAATTGA